In Arthrobacter sp. B3I4, the following proteins share a genomic window:
- a CDS encoding acyl-CoA dehydrogenase family protein, whose amino-acid sequence MSKAAIDVNNLPYPDGDFFAFEQLLSGKERDRLAEVREFLAREVKPIAVDCWNRAEFPMDLIPKLAEIDLVSPVKRQGYSNLFAGILHAEMTRADTSIATFLGVHDGLFTGSIEALASQEQQEAWLPDIYALKKIGAFGLTEPLGGSDVAGGTRTTARREGDSWILNGAKRWIGNATFSDWVVIYARDLADNQVKGFLVDTKTEGYSASKIENKISLRTVQNADITLENVVVPDFFKLANANSFRDTNKVLKVTRLSVAWQAVGQQLAAFDVARRYAVERSQFGRPIASFQLVQHQLVQMLGNAVSSMGMMVRLSQLEDEGVAKDEQSALAKAFTTARMRESVAIGRSLLGGNGIVTDYEMAKIFSDAEAIYSYEGTQEINTLVTGRAITGISAIV is encoded by the coding sequence ATGTCCAAAGCTGCCATTGACGTCAACAACCTCCCGTACCCCGACGGGGACTTCTTCGCCTTCGAGCAGTTGCTCAGCGGCAAGGAGCGGGACCGGCTGGCGGAGGTACGCGAATTCCTCGCCCGCGAAGTCAAACCGATCGCCGTGGATTGCTGGAACCGTGCCGAGTTCCCGATGGACTTGATCCCGAAGCTGGCCGAAATCGATCTGGTCAGCCCGGTCAAACGTCAAGGCTATTCGAACCTGTTCGCCGGCATTCTGCACGCAGAGATGACCCGTGCCGACACCTCGATCGCCACCTTCCTTGGCGTCCACGACGGCCTCTTCACCGGGTCCATCGAGGCCCTGGCCTCGCAGGAGCAGCAGGAGGCGTGGCTGCCCGACATTTACGCACTGAAAAAGATCGGAGCCTTTGGCCTGACCGAGCCGCTGGGCGGCTCGGACGTCGCCGGCGGCACGCGCACCACGGCACGGCGCGAGGGTGACAGCTGGATCCTCAACGGCGCGAAGCGCTGGATCGGCAACGCCACCTTCTCCGACTGGGTAGTCATCTACGCCCGCGATCTCGCCGACAACCAGGTCAAGGGCTTCCTGGTGGACACCAAGACCGAGGGCTACAGCGCCAGCAAGATCGAAAACAAGATTTCGCTGCGTACCGTGCAGAACGCGGACATCACCCTCGAGAACGTCGTAGTGCCGGACTTCTTCAAGCTGGCCAACGCCAACAGCTTCCGGGACACCAACAAGGTCCTCAAAGTCACCCGCTTGTCCGTCGCCTGGCAGGCCGTCGGCCAGCAGCTGGCTGCTTTCGACGTCGCCCGCCGCTACGCCGTCGAGCGCAGCCAGTTCGGCCGCCCGATCGCCTCCTTCCAGTTGGTCCAGCACCAGCTCGTGCAAATGCTTGGCAACGCCGTCAGCTCGATGGGAATGATGGTCCGCCTGTCCCAGCTCGAAGACGAGGGCGTGGCCAAAGATGAGCAGTCCGCTTTGGCCAAGGCCTTCACCACCGCACGGATGCGCGAAAGCGTGGCCATCGGTCGCAGCTTGCTGGGCGGCAACGGCATCGTCACCGACTACGAGATGGCCAAGATCTTCTCCGACGCCGAAGCGATCTACTCCTACGAAGGCACCCAGGAGATCAACACCCTGGTCACGGGCCGGGCCATCACCGGGATCTCGGCCATCGTCTAG